A window from Scheffersomyces stipitis CBS 6054 chromosome 7, complete sequence encodes these proteins:
- a CDS encoding zinc metalloprotease (go_component membrane~go_function metalloendopeptidase activity~go_process proteolysis and peptidolysis): MFSISESFKFLDSDLINWKLVLGLLSTGKYVFDTYLKYRQYEVLQQKSIPASIKAEIDPNDFEKSTDYNIAKLKLSVFNNTYYLFQRLFTIRTNIFYSLWQTTGLLMSRAIPFLPQFMKGTITHSLFFYTTISLISEIIDLPFSYYREFVVEEKFGFNKQTIGLWLRDHIVGFALNTVIVNGVLSGLLKVFEIYGESFIVYATGFLFAVSLAFFSLSPFIGRLFHKYTPLQDENLKHQIENLASKLNFPKTNIFVIDGSSRSSHSNAYFVGLPWYKEIVIFDTLIEKQTTEGVVAVLGHELGHWKLNHIPKLMLIQLLDFTQIFGLFGVFINNKSLYSSFGFTESQPAIVGLVLYWIIKEPISSATRFVTNIFSRKFECQADEFAKNLGYQDDLSKSLLKLHISSSSVTSTVWLYSAYYNGHPLLSERLSGLGYISKEKISRETKSKPLKED; encoded by the exons ATGTTTTCGATTTCTGAA TCTTTTAAGTTCCTTGATTCGGATTTAATTAACTGGAAGCTAGTTCTTGGGTTGTTGTCAACTGGAAAATACGTATTTGATACTTATTTGAAGTATCGCCAATACGAGGTATTGCAACAGAAGTCAATCCCAGCTTCGATTAAAGCTGAAATTGACCCTAATGACTTCGAAAAATCAACCGATTATAATATTGCTAAGCTTAAACTAAGCGTCTTCAACAATACCTATTACTTGTTTCAAAGATTATTTACTATTAGAACCAATATATTTTACTCCCTTTGGCAGACTACTGGATTATTAATGTCAAGAGCCATTCCTTTTCTACCCCAATTCATGAAAGGCACCATCACtcattctcttttcttttataCAACCATCCTGCTTATTTCAGAAATAATAGATTTGCCGTTTTCGTACTACCGAGAATTTGTTGTGGAAGAGAAATTTGGTTTTAACAAGCAAACTATTGGTCTTTGGCTCAGAGATCACATTGTTGGGTTTGCCTTGAACACTGTTATTGTTAATGGTGTACTTTCAGGATTGTTGAAAGTCTTTGAAATATATGGAGAGTCATTCATCGTCTATGCAACTGGCTTCTTATTTGCTGTTTCTTTGGCTTTTTTTTCATTGAGTCCTTTTATTGGACGTCTCTTCCATAAGTACACTCCTTTGCAAgatgaaaatttgaaacatcaaattgaaaacttAGCAAGCAAGTTAAATTTCCCGAAGACAAATATTTTTGTTATAGAtggttcttcaagatcgtCTCACTCAAATGCTTATTTTGTTGGATTACCATGGTACAAAGAAATTGTGATTTTTGACACTTTGATAGAAAAACAAACAACTGAAGGAGTTGTAGCAGTTTTGGGTCATGAGCTAGGGCACTGGAAACTCAATCATATACCAAAATTGATGCTAATTCAATTATTGGATTTCACACAGATCTTCGGTCTTTTTGGTGTCtttatcaacaacaagtccTTATACTCCTCTTTTGGATTCACTGAAAGCCAACCAGCTATAGTTGGATTGGTATTATATTGGATTATTAAGGAACCAATTTCAAGTGCCACGAGATTTGTTACAAATATATTCTCCCGCAAGTTCGAGTGCCAAGCAGACGAATTTGCTAAGAATTTAGGGTACCAGGATGACTTATCCAAATCGCTATTGAAGTTGCATATCAGCAGTCTGTCAGTAACAAGCACCGTTTGGTTGTACTCAGCCTATTATAATGGCCATCCGTTATTATCCGAAAGATTAAGTGGTTTAGGCTACATCTCCAAGGAGAAGATTTCAAGGGAAACCAAATCTAAGCCATTAAAGGAAGATTGA
- a CDS encoding predicted protein, whose amino-acid sequence MDIDSINESEGPHEDSSRFNVSNKALNEPKPSDIGRKRHSDVARDDSMDLDGEFSDAVETGEFEPSFVTARSTTADDSLAATQEISNVSNTLNEEPEMSIMDSFETSVLKISDGTYAGLYSSWSKQSGFWGNEMV is encoded by the coding sequence ATGGATATAGACTCCATCAATGAACTGGAAGGGCCCCATGAGGACTCTTCCCGCTTCAACGTTTCCAATAAAGCTTTAAACGAACCCAAACCGTCAGATATTGGCCGAAAACGACACAGTGACGTCGCACGCGATGATCTGATGGACCTTGATGGTGAGTTCTCAGATGCCGTAGAAACCGGCGAATTCGAGCCATCTTTCGTGACAGCAAGGTCAACTACTGCTGATGACTCTCTTGCCGCTACCCAAGAAATCTCAAATGTCCTGAACACCTTGAATGAAGAGCCAGAAATGTCCATTATGGACAGCTTTGAAACTTCAGTTTTAAAGATTTCTGACGGAACTTATGCAGGACTATACTCTTCATGGTCCAAACAGTCTGGCTTCTGGGGAAACGAAATGGtgtga
- a CDS encoding predicted protein: MISILVSIFLSFLGIVTAAINDPAYYNSLSSFINKEHNFSKGNGTISVEAASLVYNKRSEYDSYFKDFSFYSFDAFDKLVQLHSLLKDAELASATGDRLYLYNYIAFNGQDEQVELSSSSAFKQEVCKFLDINSLNDTSTLSASSGNADLSLFYQQIQIEDCGKSKNIARDSTSCDGSHAPNAGNCQALADDLEYNHGGDVFSDSPRSYCLAGCCVSWSAPISATGDWLSAKAGWCIQQCVNAGLSCEIFGVVYANKTLDFCLSYRADGCT, from the coding sequence ATGATTTCTATTTTGgtttcaatttttcttAGCTTTCTCGGCATTGTCACTGCGGCAATCAACGATCCTGCTTACTACAattcattatcttcttttattAACAAGGAacacaacttttcaaaggGCAACGGAACTATTTCCGTAGAAGCTGCTTCGTTGGTTTACAATAAGAGAAGCGAGTACGATTCCTACTTTAAAGACTTCTCGTTTTATCTGTTTGATGCTTTCGACAAGTTGGTTCAATTGCATTCATTGCTTAAAGATGCAGAGTTAGCAAGTGCAACTGGTGATAGATTGTACTTGTATAATTACATCGCATTCAACGGACAAGACGAGCAAGTCGAACttagttcttcttcagctttcAAGCAGGAGGTATGCAAATTTTTGGATATCAATAGCCTCAACGATACTTCTACCTTATCAGCAAGTTCAGGAAACGCAGATTTGTCATTGTTCTACCAACAGAtccaaattgaagactGCGGTAAGTCGAAAAATATCGCCAGAGATAGCACTAGTTGTGATGGAAGTCATGCTCCTAATGCTGGTAATTGTCAGGCCTTGGCCGACGACCTTGAGTATAATCATGGTGGAGATGTATTTAGTGATTCTCCAAGATCGTATTGCCTCGCAGGATGTTGTGTATCATGGAGTGCACCTATATCTGCTACAGGAGATTGGCTTTCTGCAAAAGCTGGTTGGTGTATTCAACAATGTGTTAATGCAGGGTTGAGTTGTGAAATTTTTGGTGTTGTTTACGCAAACAAAACACTTGACTTTTGTTTAAGTTACAGAGCGGATGGGTGTACCTAG
- a CDS encoding repeat protein 1, whose protein sequence is MMFHVLLYLILNFCLVNAVMTTSYSKAIGLFTSGTASFAKNSGVIRVGSRDAPRDGINPYFVPLNFYSFDNYSKLKAISSILNAAVEAGATGDILYLYNYIAFNGEEGNVALTNYTSNFKDEVCLFLKTYEANSTLELSETTADKKLSTYYKNFPVGDCGGDVGGDFSSHGYKT, encoded by the coding sequence ATGATGTTTCATGTACTCCTATATCTTATTTTAAATTTCTGTTTGGTCAACGCTGTTATGACGACTTCTTATTCTAAAGCAATAGGCTTGTTCACAAGTGGAACAGCGTCTTTTGCAAAGAATTCTGGGGTGATCAGAGTAGGTTCTAGAGATGCGCCTCGTGATGGTATTAATCCGTATTTCGTTCCTTTGAATTTCTACCTGTTTGACAACTATTCTAAGTTGAAAGCGATTTCTAGTATACTaaatgctgctgttgaagcTGGAGCTACCGGTGACATATTGTATTTGTACAATTACATTGCTTTTAATGGTGAAGAAGGGAATGTGGCCTTAACAAATTATACTTCAAACttcaaagatgaagtttGCCTATTTTTGAAGACATACGAAGCTAATTCAACATTAGAATTATCAGAAACTACAGCGGACAAGAAGCTATCTACGTATTATAAGAATTTCCCAGTTGGAGATTGCGGAGGGGATGTCGGTGGAGATTTCAGTTCTCATGGATATAAGACTtaa
- a CDS encoding putative inositol phosphoesterase has product MKNHVLGALVIIVQLWRRVVLSVLNGRNIFQFILNFFISFSPVLIWLSIFKNAGLIPNWTRPPIHVKLAMTLDRYIFDIFLYPIYGITSLSFLVALCGALIKYQELELQVTTIPMDATLLNSPHSLDADVTPFFERDSNPELFVEHYNNNNGRVSKSLETPKTKPLNCWCLATPILVPTSWFILNLVYWFRDPIRTPKDLLAWFLYVVCHLVAPIFTAIWLYLFQPPGALRLFSLGLGIQNIAGVVTHLIFPNVPPWYIYFYGEETIPDYDMPGFAAGLIRIDMIMGTHIHTAGFHISPIVFGALPSLHSAMAVMVFLFVSYYSRNMGVKIAYLLYVVLQWWATIYLDHHWRLDLIVGMLYSIASFSFLLFWSRGLSFVERNFILARKRCDFKNGSTAGMRIFRNTKLQTVFDPYS; this is encoded by the exons atgaaaaatcatGTTTTGGGAGCATTGGTTATCATTGTTCAATTATGGAGGCGGGTTGTTTTATCGGTTTTAAATGGGAGAAATATTTTCCAGTTTATTCTCAATTTTTTCATCAGTTTTTCACCCGTCCTCATATGGTTGCTGATATTCAAAAATGCTGGTCTAATTCCCAATTGGACCAGGCCACCAATTCACGTTAAACTTGCCATGACACTAGATCGATACATATTTGATATATTTTTGTATCCTATATATGGCATAACTTCTCTATCGTTCCTAGTTGCTTTGTGTGGAGCTTTGATAAAATATC AGGAACTAGAATTGCAGGTAACCACTATTCCCATGGATGCTACCTTGTTGAACTCACCTCACTCTTTAGATGCAGATGTGACACCTTTCTTCGAACGGGACCTGAATCCAGAGttatttgttgaacattacaataacaacaatgGAAGAGTATCAAAAAGTCTTGAAACCCCGAAGACCAAACCATTAAATTGCTGGTGTCTTGCTACACCGATTCTAGTGCCTACCTCATGGTTTATATTGAATCTTGTGTATTGGTTCAGGGATCCCATACGAACTCCTAAGGATTTACTAGCCTGGTTCTTGTATGTTGTTTGCCATCTCGTCGCCCCAATTTTCACTGCAATCTGGTTATATTTATTTCAACCTCCTGGTGCTCTTAGATTGTTTTCTTTGGGTCTAGGTATTCAGAACATAGCAGGTGTTGTTACTCATTTGATATTTCCGAACGTGCCTCCATGGTATATTTATTTTTATGGTGAAGAGACAATTCCTGATTATGATATGCCTGGCTTTGCTGCTGGGCTCATAAGAATAGACATGATCATGGGTACACATATTCATACTGCTGGTTTTCATATATCTCCAATAGTATTTGGAGCACTCCCATCATTGCATTCGGCAATGGCGGTGATGGTATTCTTATTTGTATCATATTATTCGCGAAATATGGGAGTAAAGATCGCCTACCTACTCTACGTTGTTTTACAGTGGTGGGCAACTATCTACTTGGATCACCATTGGCGACTAGATTTAATTGTTGGTATGTTATATTCTATTGCAAGTTTTtcgtttcttcttttctggtCAAGAGGACTATCATTTGTGGAAAGGAACTTCATCCTCGCCAGAAAACGATGtgatttcaagaatggAAGCACTGCCGGCATGCGTATATTCAGAAATACCAAGTTACAAACCGTTTTCGATCCATACAGCTAG